A genomic window from Silene latifolia isolate original U9 population chromosome Y, ASM4854445v1, whole genome shotgun sequence includes:
- the LOC141633039 gene encoding uncharacterized protein LOC141633039: MDVKPYHSESWRSILKVRDELLERTGSAANARAFPQSCIKHGKPQFSMVYDQFRQQGTKLRWVNAIWNRAVLPKHSFIVTLAQQRKLATIDQLNYRGLYLVNRCILCKAVVETHQHHFFQCSFSTEAWQSLLQWMKISGRTMNLRNELNWIAGKHVRRHWKARWFTSCLTALAYSLWEERNLRIFQGIEHDIPYIIRRVQHLVSVRLIHVTHSSHKNEIVELLNV; encoded by the coding sequence ATGGATGTCAAACCTTATCACTCTGAGAGCTGGAGAAGTATTCTGAAGGTTCGGGATGAGCTATTGGAGAGAACTGGGAGTGCTGCAAATGCTAGAGCTTTCCCGCAGAGCTGTATCAAGCATGGTAAGCCTCAGTTTTCAATGGTTTATGATCAGTTCAGGCAACAAGGAACCAAGCTTAGATGGGTAAATGCTATTTGGAATAGGGCAGTTCTCCCAAAACACAGCTTTATTGTGACTTTAGCACAGCAGCGTAAATTGGCTACTATTGATCAACTTAACTACAGGGGACTGTATTTGGTTAATAGGTGCATCTTGTGTAAAGCTGTTGTAGAAACGCATCAACATCACTTCTTTCAGTGTTCATTTTCTACAGAAGCATGGCAAAGTCTTCTGCAATGGATGAAGATCTCTGGCCGTACTATGAATTTGAGGAATGAATTAAACTGGATAGCTGGTAAGCATGTGAGGAGGCATTGGAAAGCTAGGTGGTTCACGAGCTGTTTGACTGCACTAGCTTATAGTTTATGGGAAGAGCGAAATCTCAGAATTTTTCAAGGCATTGAACATGACATACCTTACATAATTAGGAGAGTGCAACACCTAGTTAGTGTAAGACTGATTCATGTAACTCATTCTTCTCACAAGAATGAGATAGTTGAGCTTCTTAATGTTTAG